In uncultured Desulfobacter sp., one DNA window encodes the following:
- a CDS encoding acylneuraminate cytidylyltransferase family protein, translating to MTTNKIVALLPIKANSQRVKGKNFKPLHGKPLFRWILDTLLAIEDVDRVVINTDAREILAGNGLTDSDRVMIRDRKPELCGDNVSMNLILADDVAGLDADCYLMTHATNPFLSTDTILEGLRMFKEKIQTGEADSVFTVNKIQTRFYREDCSAVNHDPDNLIQTQDLEPWYEENSNLYLFTKESFTATNARIGKKPAMLISPKFESIDIDEPEDWEFAQIAAQYFDGRKM from the coding sequence ATGACAACTAATAAAATCGTTGCATTGCTGCCCATAAAGGCCAACAGCCAGCGGGTGAAAGGAAAAAATTTTAAACCGTTGCATGGCAAACCCTTGTTCCGCTGGATATTGGACACCCTGCTGGCCATTGAGGATGTTGACCGGGTGGTAATCAATACCGATGCACGGGAAATTCTGGCTGGAAACGGGCTGACAGACAGCGACCGTGTGATGATCAGGGACAGAAAACCTGAATTATGCGGCGACAACGTCAGCATGAACCTGATCCTGGCTGATGATGTGGCAGGATTGGATGCCGATTGCTATTTGATGACCCACGCCACCAATCCTTTCCTTTCAACAGATACGATTTTGGAAGGACTGCGCATGTTCAAAGAAAAAATTCAGACAGGCGAAGCGGATTCTGTATTTACTGTTAATAAAATTCAGACCCGTTTTTACCGTGAAGACTGCAGCGCTGTCAACCATGATCCGGATAATTTGATCCAGACCCAGGACCTGGAGCCCTGGTATGAAGAGAACAGCAATCTGTATCTTTTCACAAAAGAATCCTTTACCGCTACCAATGCCCGAATTGGTAAAAAACCGGCCATGCTGATTAGCCCGAAATTCGAATCCATTGATATTGATGAGCCCGAGGACTGGGAATTTGCGCAAATTGCGGCACAATACTTTGATGGAAGGAAAATGTAA
- a CDS encoding phosphoglycerate dehydrogenase gives MKKVVVTCPPMLGLFDEFINPAAKSGIELVPAKVIQTLTEKELKSLLPEFDAWIIGDDPATESVFAAASAGRLKAAVKWGIGMDNVDFDACSRLGIPITNTPDMFGAEVADVAVAYLIGLARDLFLIDRSVRRDNKWIKPAGMSLGDKTVALVGFGDIGKHLARRLDVLQMKVIAYDPGVEGNADIAAVTRADWPARLEEADFVIFTCSLNAHNHHMFNKETIKKCKQGVHVINVARGPLIDETSLFDALERQHVSAAALDVFETEPLPGDSPLRSMERCIFGTHNGSNTREAVRRTSLEAIKKVREFLNG, from the coding sequence ATGAAAAAAGTGGTTGTTACCTGCCCGCCCATGCTGGGATTATTTGACGAATTTATTAATCCGGCTGCGAAATCGGGCATCGAACTGGTACCTGCAAAAGTCATCCAGACATTGACCGAAAAAGAGTTGAAATCTCTTCTTCCGGAATTTGACGCCTGGATTATCGGTGATGATCCGGCAACCGAAAGCGTGTTTGCAGCAGCAAGTGCAGGCAGGTTGAAAGCAGCGGTCAAATGGGGGATCGGTATGGACAATGTGGATTTTGATGCCTGCAGTCGATTAGGCATTCCCATAACCAATACCCCGGATATGTTCGGCGCGGAGGTCGCGGACGTTGCCGTCGCTTACTTAATCGGACTTGCCAGGGACCTGTTTTTAATTGACAGGAGTGTACGCCGGGACAACAAATGGATTAAACCGGCAGGCATGAGCCTCGGGGATAAAACAGTGGCGCTTGTCGGTTTCGGGGATATTGGTAAACACCTTGCCAGGCGGCTGGACGTTCTGCAAATGAAGGTGATTGCCTATGATCCAGGTGTTGAAGGCAATGCAGATATTGCTGCCGTCACTAGGGCTGACTGGCCGGCACGGCTTGAAGAAGCGGATTTTGTAATATTCACCTGCTCCCTGAATGCACATAATCATCACATGTTTAATAAGGAAACAATTAAGAAATGCAAACAGGGCGTGCATGTGATCAATGTTGCCAGAGGGCCTTTAATTGATGAAACATCCTTATTCGACGCCCTTGAACGGCAGCATGTTTCAGCAGCCGCACTGGATGTTTTTGAGACCGAGCCCCTGCCTGGAGATTCTCCCCTGCGAAGCATGGAACGGTGTATTTTCGGTACCCATAACGGTTCTAATACCAGAGAAGCGGTCCGCCGTACAAGCCTGGAGGCGATCAAAAAAGTTCGGGAATTTCTTAATGGATAA
- a CDS encoding SDR family oxidoreductase codes for MDNTKTAVITGACGGIGKALAACFKGAGYFVVATDKNIKPDSGTKFDFYITVDLEKTVRDEKYAEDVFTTIKKECPKDSIHVLVNNAAVQILGGLDELSVNDWHSTMDVNLIAPFVWIKGLASELEKNQGAVINIGSIHARLTKKGFVAYATSKAAIAGMTRALAVDVGHRIRINAIEPAAIETQMLKAGFEGNEKGYEDLADFHPIGRIGKVEEVAGLALFLAGKDAGFTHGATIAVDGAIGSRLFDPV; via the coding sequence ATGGATAATACAAAAACAGCCGTGATTACCGGTGCCTGCGGCGGTATTGGCAAAGCATTAGCCGCGTGCTTTAAGGGTGCGGGTTATTTTGTTGTTGCAACGGATAAAAATATAAAACCGGATAGCGGAACAAAATTTGATTTCTACATCACGGTGGATTTGGAGAAAACGGTCCGTGACGAAAAATATGCCGAGGACGTTTTTACAACAATAAAAAAAGAATGCCCAAAAGATTCCATACATGTGCTTGTTAACAATGCTGCAGTCCAAATTCTGGGGGGACTGGACGAATTGTCCGTCAACGATTGGCATAGCACAATGGATGTAAATCTCATCGCCCCGTTTGTCTGGATCAAAGGTCTTGCTTCTGAGCTTGAAAAAAATCAGGGCGCGGTAATCAATATCGGCTCAATCCATGCCCGCCTGACCAAAAAAGGATTTGTGGCCTACGCTACCAGCAAAGCCGCTATTGCCGGTATGACAAGGGCGCTGGCGGTGGATGTCGGGCACCGGATTCGGATAAATGCCATTGAACCTGCCGCCATAGAGACCCAGATGCTGAAAGCAGGATTTGAAGGAAATGAGAAAGGGTATGAAGATCTAGCAGATTTTCATCCCATAGGACGGATAGGAAAGGTCGAGGAGGTTGCCGGCCTTGCCCTTTTTCTTGCCGGAAAAGATGCCGGGTTTACCCACGGCGCAACCATAGCAGTTGACGGTGCCATAGGGTCTCGTCTATTCGACCCTGTTTAA
- a CDS encoding sulfotransferase family 2 domain-containing protein, whose protein sequence is MRTIFIHLHIPKCGGSSVSDFLSRNFGKTLYSVNSILNDYQYTSEQIKKIIDHYPNLRCLTGHKLSLSLPYDTNDMSTISLCWVRDPVDRFVSHYFYHRNHTTLVPEAKILSIDDYISWALEDGHQKMYIDGQVRFLSGGQLSTIQECITNGTLLLFPLSKLKESFYTLTTLYPAYFSDWNVRTKNVSRKDQKIPGNIRERVLPFVEKDLALFELARRTEVVTPPKHKDIKPLNLSNKTKIVAYYLRKTATLIERIGG, encoded by the coding sequence ATGAGAACAATTTTTATACATCTACATATTCCTAAATGCGGCGGTTCAAGTGTCTCAGATTTTTTATCAAGGAATTTTGGAAAGACTTTATATAGTGTAAATAGCATCCTGAATGACTATCAATATACGAGTGAACAAATCAAAAAAATTATTGACCATTATCCGAATCTTCGATGTTTAACCGGCCACAAATTATCGTTAAGTCTGCCATATGATACTAATGATATGAGTACAATCTCCCTATGCTGGGTCAGAGACCCGGTTGATAGATTTGTTTCACACTATTTTTATCACCGAAATCATACGACTCTTGTTCCAGAGGCAAAAATTTTATCTATAGATGATTATATAAGCTGGGCTTTAGAAGATGGGCACCAGAAGATGTACATCGATGGTCAGGTAAGATTTCTTTCAGGAGGTCAATTGTCTACCATTCAGGAATGTATAACGAATGGAACCCTTTTGTTGTTTCCACTTTCTAAATTAAAAGAATCGTTTTATACACTTACAACGCTTTATCCCGCTTATTTTTCTGATTGGAACGTTCGAACCAAAAATGTTTCCCGTAAAGATCAAAAGATTCCCGGCAATATACGTGAACGTGTGCTGCCATTTGTTGAAAAGGATCTTGCTTTGTTTGAATTGGCAAGACGTACGGAAGTCGTAACTCCTCCCAAGCATAAAGATATTAAACCGCTCAATTTGTCTAACAAGACGAAAATAGTTGCATACTATTTACGGAAAACGGCAACTTTAATAGAGCGGATTGGCGGATAG
- a CDS encoding FkbM family methyltransferase, which translates to MVIKRKLKTALRILKKQGILQLTKRSLSHIACLLNLSYICPQLRVCVEVDESKLVYTILKESHPRGVMIDVGAHWGSALEPFANSDWQVYAFEPDVNNRKQLKAGFGDYKNVIIDPRALADKEQENIDFYTSNQSSGISGLSAFHESHESTDKVNTTTLKKVIQSFDIKVIDFLKIDTEGYDFFVLKGLPWDILKPGVIVCEFEDAKTTPLGYNVYNLANFLLDKGYKVMVSEWYPIIKYGGNHKWKKFVEYPSKLDDKKGWGNLIAVRYHTHYKLLKKYCLKYIDRENDK; encoded by the coding sequence ATGGTTATTAAAAGAAAATTGAAAACTGCGCTTCGTATTTTAAAAAAGCAGGGTATTTTGCAACTTACCAAAAGAAGTCTTTCTCATATCGCCTGCCTTCTCAATCTCTCTTACATTTGTCCACAATTACGTGTTTGTGTTGAAGTTGATGAATCAAAGCTTGTTTATACAATATTGAAAGAATCCCATCCGCGAGGTGTGATGATTGACGTCGGGGCTCATTGGGGCAGCGCCTTGGAACCCTTTGCAAATTCAGATTGGCAAGTTTATGCGTTTGAGCCGGATGTAAATAACCGAAAGCAACTAAAGGCTGGGTTTGGCGATTATAAAAATGTGATAATAGATCCAAGAGCATTGGCAGATAAAGAACAGGAAAATATTGACTTTTATACGAGTAATCAGTCTTCTGGTATTAGTGGGCTTTCGGCGTTCCATGAGAGTCATGAAAGCACAGATAAGGTGAATACAACCACACTAAAAAAAGTAATTCAATCGTTTGACATTAAGGTCATAGACTTCTTGAAAATAGATACGGAAGGGTATGATTTTTTTGTGTTGAAAGGGCTCCCATGGGATATCTTAAAACCTGGTGTAATAGTCTGTGAGTTTGAAGACGCCAAAACTACACCGCTGGGGTACAACGTTTATAATTTAGCCAATTTCCTCCTTGATAAAGGGTATAAAGTGATGGTTTCCGAGTGGTACCCAATTATAAAATATGGTGGTAACCATAAATGGAAAAAGTTCGTTGAATACCCCAGTAAACTCGATGATAAAAAGGGGTGGGGGAATCTGATAGCCGTTAGATATCATACACATTATAAACTGTTGAAAAAATATTGCTTAAAATACATTGATAGAGAAAATGATAAGTAG
- a CDS encoding IS701 family transposase: MMLPNIRQNDYLYPIPKFDLNAQDIEKFNHELSCFHSEFHDYFKRSESREHFLNYMSGQFSELERKSIEPIALNVKGGNVRAMQRFVSDAPWEDDKIMVKYRNLVASDLQSPDGALIFDESGFAKKGNESIGVSKQYCGNLGKVDNCQVGVFAAYASEAGYSLVDKRLFIPEKWFGDDFESRRKKCKLPAETIFKTKPQLAVEMLKNLADEGTLPFKYILADSLYGVSPEFIEAANKLVGTTYFVSVPGKTLCWLKSPVTIEKKYKYKGEQHTKTVLFDTEKKPISLSALAKNTNSYFWYRRKVSEGTKGPIVYEFTRQRVTLSGEGLPQREVWVVIRRSIGKNPEYSYYISNASSSVRLPLFVWLSGMRWAIEQCFEETKSELGMDQYEVRKFPGWHHHIITCMLGHFFLWHLKIRLGKKSSIYYAGPAEILVSSPFTDKGE, translated from the coding sequence ATGATGTTGCCCAATATTCGCCAAAACGACTATTTGTACCCGATTCCAAAATTTGACCTTAACGCCCAAGATATTGAAAAGTTCAATCATGAGCTTAGCTGCTTCCATTCTGAGTTTCACGACTATTTCAAAAGAAGCGAATCAAGAGAGCATTTTTTGAATTACATGAGTGGACAATTCAGCGAGCTTGAAAGAAAATCCATTGAGCCAATTGCTCTGAATGTCAAAGGCGGCAATGTACGAGCTATGCAGCGGTTTGTGAGCGATGCGCCATGGGAGGATGATAAAATAATGGTTAAATATCGTAATCTTGTTGCATCTGATCTCCAAAGTCCAGATGGCGCTCTGATTTTTGATGAATCCGGATTTGCAAAAAAAGGAAACGAATCTATAGGCGTTTCAAAACAATATTGCGGTAATCTTGGTAAGGTTGATAACTGCCAAGTTGGGGTGTTTGCCGCTTACGCCTCTGAAGCAGGATATTCCTTGGTTGATAAACGCCTTTTCATTCCGGAAAAATGGTTTGGCGATGACTTTGAATCTCGTAGAAAAAAATGTAAGCTACCTGCGGAAACTATATTTAAGACTAAGCCTCAATTAGCAGTGGAAATGTTAAAAAACTTAGCCGATGAAGGTACTCTTCCGTTCAAATACATTTTGGCAGATTCTCTTTACGGCGTCAGTCCAGAATTCATAGAAGCTGCAAACAAATTGGTTGGCACTACCTATTTTGTATCAGTCCCCGGCAAGACACTATGCTGGCTGAAATCCCCTGTTACTATAGAAAAAAAATATAAATATAAAGGCGAACAACACACAAAAACCGTTCTTTTTGACACTGAAAAAAAGCCCATATCTTTGTCTGCTCTTGCTAAAAATACGAATTCCTATTTCTGGTACCGACGAAAAGTATCTGAGGGGACCAAAGGACCAATTGTTTATGAATTCACTCGCCAGCGAGTGACACTTTCAGGCGAAGGGCTCCCCCAACGAGAAGTATGGGTGGTCATACGCAGGTCCATCGGTAAAAATCCTGAATACAGCTACTATATCAGCAATGCTTCAAGCAGCGTCCGGCTGCCGCTATTTGTTTGGCTGAGTGGTATGCGCTGGGCAATCGAGCAATGTTTTGAGGAAACAAAATCAGAACTGGGCATGGATCAATATGAGGTTAGAAAATTTCCAGGCTGGCATCACCATATAATAACATGCATGCTTGGACATTTTTTCCTCTGGCACCTGAAAATCAGGCTGGGGAAAAAAAGCTCCATCTATTACGCTGGCCCTGCTGAGATTCTTGTTTCAAGCCCTTTTACCGATAAGGGAGAATGA
- a CDS encoding IS1634 family transposase yields the protein MTIHAFSMGMYVRTIKRRNKDGSEVEYVQLAHNTRHPEKGYSRAEVVYSFGRRDQLDVAALKRLVSSLSRFISPEDIQDLEAQSAGLKFISSRPAGGALLLKGLWERIGIDRCLANALKHTEFKAPISDAIFAMVANRALAPSSKLAVEEWVAKDVHLDIEAPIKVQHLYRSMDFLLKNAEAIQEKVFWTTAQLLNLTVDLIFFDTTNTYFEMEDTNDSELLAFGKSKHKRDDLPQVTIGLAVTREGIPVRCWVLPGNQNDAKCVDTVQKDLNDWRLGNVIWAMDRGMTSEENRKNLQRTGGQYILGEKLRGPNVNEEALNRGGRFKKVNDNLHIKEVFVGEGSGRRRFVIAYNPEQAEHDKHVRARNLERIETELAALNKRSGKAYLKSKYALLAHRSMGRYLKELKSGKLTVDKAKIKQAEKLDGKYLLSTSDKSLSAEDIALGYKQLMEVERAFRTLKSTLSLRPVYHTKDDRIRSHVLLCWLALLLVRITELETGLSWPRVRAELERLYLGEFLHKDGRVLQYTELTQNQRNLFKKLNIKLPAKIKPIG from the coding sequence ATGACGATACATGCTTTTTCTATGGGCATGTATGTACGCACAATAAAACGCAGAAACAAAGATGGGTCCGAGGTCGAGTATGTTCAGTTAGCCCACAATACTCGTCATCCAGAAAAAGGCTATTCACGAGCCGAGGTCGTCTACTCCTTCGGGCGGCGGGACCAACTCGACGTAGCCGCCCTCAAGCGCTTAGTCAGCAGCCTCAGCCGGTTCATCAGCCCCGAAGACATTCAGGACCTTGAAGCCCAAAGCGCCGGGCTCAAGTTCATATCCAGCAGGCCGGCAGGGGGAGCCCTGCTGCTCAAAGGCTTGTGGGAACGCATTGGGATTGACCGCTGCCTTGCCAATGCATTGAAACACACAGAGTTCAAAGCGCCGATTTCGGATGCGATTTTTGCAATGGTGGCCAACAGGGCACTGGCTCCGTCTTCCAAACTTGCCGTCGAAGAGTGGGTAGCCAAGGATGTTCATCTGGACATTGAGGCGCCGATCAAGGTTCAGCACCTTTACCGGAGTATGGACTTCCTGCTTAAGAATGCGGAGGCCATCCAAGAGAAGGTGTTCTGGACAACGGCTCAACTGCTGAATCTCACGGTGGACCTGATCTTCTTTGATACAACCAACACTTATTTTGAAATGGAAGACACCAACGACTCGGAGCTGCTTGCTTTTGGGAAATCTAAACACAAAAGAGATGACCTGCCCCAAGTCACCATTGGCCTGGCCGTGACACGGGAAGGTATCCCGGTCCGTTGCTGGGTTCTGCCGGGCAACCAAAATGACGCCAAGTGCGTCGATACCGTTCAAAAGGATTTGAACGACTGGCGGCTTGGCAACGTGATTTGGGCCATGGACCGTGGCATGACCAGCGAAGAGAATCGAAAAAACCTCCAAAGAACCGGGGGACAGTACATCCTTGGTGAAAAGTTGAGGGGCCCCAATGTAAATGAAGAAGCCCTGAACCGGGGTGGGCGGTTCAAAAAGGTCAACGACAATCTCCATATCAAAGAGGTCTTTGTCGGTGAGGGCAGCGGCAGGCGCCGGTTCGTCATCGCTTACAACCCAGAACAGGCTGAACACGACAAACATGTCAGGGCAAGGAACCTGGAGCGGATCGAAACGGAGCTGGCGGCACTGAACAAACGGTCCGGCAAAGCATATCTCAAATCCAAATATGCTCTCCTGGCACACCGGTCCATGGGCAGATACCTCAAGGAACTGAAGTCAGGCAAGCTGACGGTGGATAAGGCTAAGATTAAGCAGGCGGAAAAGCTGGACGGCAAATATCTTTTGAGCACAAGCGACAAAAGCCTGTCGGCTGAGGATATCGCCCTTGGCTACAAACAACTCATGGAAGTCGAGCGCGCGTTCCGCACTTTAAAGTCCACCCTGTCCCTCCGGCCTGTCTACCACACCAAAGACGACCGCATCCGCTCTCATGTCCTGCTGTGCTGGCTGGCCCTGCTCCTGGTGCGGATTACCGAGCTGGAGACCGGCTTGAGCTGGCCCAGGGTCCGCGCCGAGCTGGAACGGCTCTATTTAGGCGAATTTTTGCATAAAGATGGGCGTGTACTACAGTACACAGAACTCACTCAAAATCAGCGTAACCTATTTAAAAAATTAAACATAAAACTTCCTGCGAAAATCAAGCCCATAGGATAA
- a CDS encoding glycosyltransferase, with product MPVTTSVIIRTYNEERYLDELLRAIAGQKFAEMDVEIVVVDSGSTDSTLEIAERHGCRIENIKKSDFTFGYSLNVGCRAAKGEYLVFVSGHCIPVNGGWLEHLLTPLADGSVAYCYGRQIGRDTTKFSENVHFCKTFPNYDKLPQKGYFCNNANAAITRECWEQYPFDESLTGLEDMHLAKRLAASGRHVGYAAKAEVYHIHDETWTQVLNRYEREAYALQSIAPELHFTRSDFIRFFFSGLFADLSKAVEQRCLRSEFIEIVKFRLYMYWGTYRGSKEHLELSEKMKMAYFYPKDQERKYYDN from the coding sequence ATGCCGGTAACAACAAGTGTCATCATAAGGACATATAATGAAGAAAGATACCTGGATGAGCTTTTGCGTGCAATTGCCGGCCAGAAATTCGCTGAAATGGATGTGGAAATTGTGGTAGTGGACTCCGGTTCAACAGACAGCACCCTGGAAATTGCAGAAAGACATGGCTGCCGCATTGAAAATATTAAGAAATCAGACTTCACTTTCGGCTATTCACTTAATGTCGGATGCAGGGCTGCAAAAGGAGAGTATCTTGTTTTTGTCAGCGGCCACTGTATCCCGGTAAACGGCGGCTGGCTTGAGCATCTTTTGACCCCTCTGGCAGACGGATCTGTAGCGTATTGTTACGGTAGACAGATCGGGCGTGATACAACCAAATTTTCTGAAAATGTTCATTTTTGCAAGACCTTTCCCAACTATGACAAGCTTCCCCAGAAAGGATATTTCTGCAACAATGCCAATGCGGCAATCACCAGGGAATGCTGGGAGCAATACCCTTTTGACGAAAGTCTGACAGGTCTGGAAGATATGCATCTAGCAAAACGGTTGGCGGCTTCCGGCAGGCATGTGGGTTATGCCGCCAAAGCCGAAGTTTATCATATCCATGATGAAACCTGGACCCAGGTGTTAAACCGGTATGAGCGGGAAGCCTACGCATTGCAGAGCATTGCACCGGAACTGCATTTCACCCGGTCAGATTTTATACGATTTTTTTTTTCAGGACTGTTTGCCGACCTGTCCAAAGCTGTGGAACAAAGATGCCTTAGGTCTGAATTTATCGAGATCGTTAAATTCAGGCTCTATATGTACTGGGGAACCTACAGGGGGAGCAAAGAGCATCTTGAGTTGTCAGAAAAAATGAAAATGGCCTATTTTTACCCAAAAGATCAGGAGAGAAAATACTATGACAACTAA
- a CDS encoding sulfotransferase, with amino-acid sequence MTHSLGSNLIFIISQPRAGSTMLQRILGTHSKIHTVSEPWIMLHPFYVTRQIGYEAEFDASLAHRAVTGFIQSLPNGIDDYYEGVRRMYTFLYEKKLKSEGKSYFLDKTPRYYNIIPDLHRTFPQAKFIILYRNPLACLSSILNTWVKENLFFLYYYKRDLLNAPILLVEGVKQIKRDVLVIRYEDIVAEPDNKIKRICEYLNIEYEPEMINYGQTGQVNWVFGDKITVNKNTKPVKNSVNKWMSLDKDTQTWRLYHDYLRMLGESIINELGYSYHEMLQQLEKEHPSRQLVLFTHSLTELINKDYIKRNFIEKCILKAFIKFSKRLMRK; translated from the coding sequence ATGACACATTCATTAGGTAGCAATCTAATTTTTATTATTTCCCAACCACGGGCTGGGTCGACAATGTTGCAAAGGATTCTTGGAACACATTCAAAAATTCACACCGTCTCTGAACCGTGGATCATGCTCCACCCGTTTTATGTTACCAGACAGATAGGGTATGAGGCAGAGTTCGATGCATCATTGGCTCATCGCGCTGTGACCGGTTTCATACAATCATTGCCTAATGGAATTGATGATTACTATGAAGGTGTACGTCGAATGTACACCTTTCTATATGAAAAAAAGCTGAAGAGTGAAGGCAAAAGTTATTTTTTGGATAAAACACCTCGTTATTATAATATAATTCCTGATCTTCACAGAACTTTCCCCCAAGCAAAATTTATAATTTTGTATAGAAACCCATTGGCTTGTCTGAGTTCCATCTTGAATACGTGGGTCAAGGAAAACCTCTTTTTTTTATATTATTACAAACGAGATTTATTGAATGCTCCTATTCTACTGGTTGAGGGCGTTAAACAAATTAAACGCGATGTACTTGTTATCAGATACGAGGATATTGTTGCAGAACCGGATAATAAAATTAAACGCATCTGCGAATACCTAAATATAGAGTATGAACCAGAAATGATAAATTATGGGCAGACGGGTCAAGTTAATTGGGTGTTTGGAGACAAAATTACAGTCAATAAAAATACAAAACCTGTTAAAAACAGTGTAAACAAATGGATGTCATTAGATAAGGACACTCAAACATGGCGTCTGTATCATGATTATTTAAGAATGCTTGGCGAATCAATCATAAATGAATTGGGATATTCATATCATGAAATGCTTCAACAGCTTGAAAAAGAGCACCCGTCAAGACAGCTTGTTTTATTTACACACTCTTTAACTGAATTGATCAATAAAGACTATATAAAAAGAAATTTTATTGAAAAATGCATATTGAAGGCTTTTATCAAATTTAGCAAACGATTGATGAGGAAATGA
- a CDS encoding 6-hydroxymethylpterin diphosphokinase MptE-like protein: MKTINPYRRSAAFLWYRFCWDLNPLSWKSRKKITRIRNIRHGEKCIILCNGPSLLKTDFHALMVSGVFTFGLNKINLLFDKTDFRPSAIVAVNSFVLKQNLKFYNTTSTPLFVDSRASGFGVKDRKNVHFLHSTTIGGVFAEDCSLSVFQGHTVTYVAMQLAFHMGFSEVALVGADHYFYSKGPPNKIVESGESDQDHFDENYFAGGVKWELPDLFQSELAYRIAKHTFEQHGRRVVNCTEGGHLEIFDREELPIFLGREYSRE; the protein is encoded by the coding sequence ATGAAAACAATTAATCCGTATAGACGATCTGCAGCATTTCTCTGGTACCGGTTTTGCTGGGATCTGAATCCGCTTTCCTGGAAGTCCAGAAAAAAAATTACAAGGATTCGAAATATCAGACATGGCGAAAAATGTATCATTCTCTGCAACGGACCGTCGCTTCTGAAAACCGACTTTCATGCATTAATGGTTTCAGGGGTGTTTACCTTCGGGCTAAATAAAATCAACCTGCTTTTTGATAAGACGGATTTTCGGCCCAGTGCTATTGTTGCGGTGAATTCATTTGTTCTCAAGCAGAATTTAAAGTTTTACAACACAACATCAACCCCCTTGTTCGTGGACAGCCGTGCTTCGGGCTTCGGGGTAAAGGATCGCAAAAATGTTCATTTTCTGCATTCAACAACCATAGGCGGGGTTTTTGCAGAAGACTGCTCATTGAGTGTCTTCCAGGGGCATACCGTTACCTATGTTGCCATGCAGTTAGCTTTTCACATGGGATTTTCCGAGGTGGCCCTGGTCGGAGCTGACCACTATTTTTATTCGAAAGGGCCGCCCAATAAGATTGTGGAAAGCGGGGAATCAGACCAGGACCATTTTGATGAGAACTATTTTGCCGGAGGCGTTAAATGGGAATTGCCGGACCTGTTTCAAAGTGAATTGGCTTACAGAATTGCCAAGCATACGTTTGAACAGCACGGAAGGCGGGTGGTAAATTGTACGGAAGGTGGTCATCTGGAAATATTTGACAGAGAGGAGCTGCCGATATTTTTAGGCAGAGAGTACAGCCGGGAATAA
- a CDS encoding SMP-30/gluconolactonase/LRE family protein, which produces MLNDIKTYSSFFCKLGESPIWIGGRNCFLWLDILNKCVFEKPINTQSKDYFQKWQFAYTPTAIIPSVSDPDFVWIVTDKGVYCIDLQNGVKQIIAEVDIPETHRTNDGSAGPDGTLYFGTMQWAPDGRNGRLYSFNRDGYLKELPIMTGIPNTFVWIDSSHVAISDSFYRKIDLYKADKAGLHHVEELYDFNGYGGEPDGGALDRDGMIWLALWGRGQIVCLDPTRKKITQSIDLPVSRPTSCCFGGPEMDMLFVTSAVSEDTDTDPQGGQCFILEMKTPGTAPWSF; this is translated from the coding sequence ATGTTAAATGATATTAAAACATATTCTTCTTTTTTTTGTAAACTTGGAGAAAGTCCCATCTGGATAGGTGGGAGGAACTGCTTTTTGTGGCTTGATATCCTGAATAAATGCGTGTTTGAAAAGCCAATAAACACCCAATCAAAAGATTACTTTCAAAAATGGCAGTTCGCATATACGCCAACGGCAATTATTCCAAGTGTGTCAGATCCTGATTTCGTTTGGATAGTTACAGATAAAGGCGTCTATTGCATTGATCTCCAAAATGGAGTCAAGCAAATTATTGCAGAAGTTGACATACCGGAAACACACAGAACCAACGACGGCTCAGCCGGACCTGACGGTACTTTGTATTTTGGCACCATGCAATGGGCTCCGGATGGTAGAAACGGGAGATTATATTCGTTCAACAGGGATGGATACCTAAAGGAACTACCGATTATGACCGGTATTCCCAACACATTTGTCTGGATTGATTCCTCCCATGTGGCCATTTCAGATTCCTTTTACCGGAAAATTGATCTTTACAAAGCAGATAAAGCCGGACTCCACCATGTAGAAGAGCTATACGATTTCAACGGTTACGGCGGAGAGCCGGACGGCGGAGCCCTCGACCGGGACGGTATGATCTGGTTGGCCCTGTGGGGTCGGGGACAGATCGTATGTCTTGACCCCACCAGGAAAAAAATAACACAAAGCATAGACCTTCCCGTATCCAGGCCGACTAGTTGCTGCTTCGGCGGCCCTGAAATGGACATGCTGTTTGTCACGTCTGCTGTATCTGAAGATACGGATACAGATCCCCAAGGTGGCCAATGTTTTATTTTAGAGATGAAAACGCCGGGAACCGCGCCCTGGAGTTTTTGA